From bacterium:
TTTTCAACTCCGGAAGAAGTTATAAAACGATTTGATGAGGCAGGCATAGAAAAGGGAGATCTTCTTCCTATTGTCAGGCAAACCGCTAAGAAACTTTTTGGAGTATAAGGCAAAAATAAATCGAAGAAGAATGGACGGATAAGTAAGAAGTTTGTATCATGCGGAATATTTTATTTGATAGAATAGAAATTATTGAATGGTGATTTAAGAGGATATAACCATGTACGGAAAAATAAATCTTAAACCTTCGAAAAAAACTGTAGTTAATTCTCTAAGCGCATGGGTTTTTAGTTATGCAGTGGGTGACATCGGCTTCAAACGTGGAGGAAAACTACTTATTTGCATGCGCCATTCTAGCGACTGGTCAAATCCTCAGTTTGATAGCCCACAAGATGAAGGATATACAACCGTTAAAAGCAATAAAAAGGTTAAATTTACCGCTGAATTTAGCGCATGGAAGAATTTTGCCTATCACCCATGGCAGCATATATTAGAAATAACATTACAGAAGAGAAAATTAGAAAAAGGAGATAATATTACGATAAGTCTTGGAGATAGGAGTTTAGGATCTCCAGGAATAAGGGCACAGTCTTTTGCAGAACCAGAGTTTAAATTCAGAGTTTTTGTAAATCCAGACGGAGAAGGTAAATTTCACGAATTAAAGGATAAAAGTCTTCATATTCCTTTAGTATCTGCGCCCTTTTCTGAAGTTAAAACAACACTTCCAAGCCAACCTGCAGAAGGATATTTAGGAAGAATAAATATATGTGCATTGGATCAATACGGAAATACAACTGCTCTTCCTAAAGGAGAAAAAATAATATTTATAAATGATAGAAAGAAAATAGGTATAAATGACAGCAGTAAACAAAGGATTGAAGTATTAGGAAATATTTTACAACACGCAAAGGATAAGACAATTAGAGTAACTCTTTATATGCCTGACATTAATCTCGAAATAAAGAGCAATCCTTGTATAGTAACTAAAACCAAAAAGAAACTTCTTTGGGGAGAGATTCATGCTCATTCTTATCTATGTGATGGTATTCGTTGGCCTCTTGAGCTTCTGCAGTTTGCGAGAGATGAAGCCAGACTTGATTTTGCAGCTGTTTCCAGTCATGATTGGGAGCTAAATGAAGATATTTTTAATAAACTAAAAATAATAACTAATAAATTATATTCTTCAGGTAAGTTTACAACCTTCTCAGGATTTGAATGGTCAGGTCAGGCTAAAAATGGAGGAGACCATAATATATACTTTGCTGATTATGATGGAGAATTACTTTCATGTGGTCATACTCAGTATAACTACAAAAAATATTATTCAAAAAGGTTACCTAATAGTCTTATGCCTCCATGGATCAAACCATGGATGTTAAAAAAAACGCCTTATGAGAATCTCAAAAATGTTTATTCAAAGTTAGAGAATTGTAATGCAATGATTATCCCCCACGGTGGAGGTAGGTGTGCAAATCTCGATTATCATCATCCGAAATTGGAACCAATTCTTGAGATAACTTCATGTCATCAGACATATGAAAAATTGGCATGGGAATCACTTCAAAGAGGATATAGGATGGGATTTATAGGCGGTAGTGACGATCACAGAGGAAACATAGGAGACAGTCATTCTACATTGAGAACCAAAAACCTTAACCTGCCCCAACACAGCGGACTTGTCGCTGTATATTCAAATGAATGTACCAGGGAAAGCATTTGGTCTGCGTTTTTCAGAAAAGAGGTTTATGCTACTACAGGAGCGCGAATAGTACTGGATTTTACAATAAACGGGCACAGGATGGGAGCTTCTATAAGACAATCAAAAGCTGAAAAGCCAAGATATATCAGAGTAAGGGCATCTGGAGCTGCTCCTATAAGGTGCGTTGAAATATGGAGAAATGCAAAACCTCTTATGTCATGGGAGAGAAACTATCTGGATTATGAAGTTGAATATAAGGATAAGGAGAGCATGGATAAAATTAAGTGGGATAACTGCATTCTGAGTGGAAAAGAAGTAAGACCATGTTCTTCTGTATCAGGCATCCCAATCAAAAGAGCAGAAACCGTATATTATGTAAAAGTGATACAATTTGATGGACATACAGCGTGGTCAAGTCCTATCTGGATAGATTTAGGATAAATAATAATGACATCTAAAGAACGTTTTAAGACAATTTTTGAGTATAATGGAGAGTTTGACAGACATCCTACTACACACTATGGAACACCGGAGATAATTCAAGAACTAATGGATTATTTCTCTGTCAATTCCCATGAAGAATTAAGATGTATTCTAGGTGATGATTTTAGAACAATAGCGCCTAAATATATAGGCCCTGAGCTAAAAAAATATGAAGATGGAAGTAAAGAGGGATTATGGGGTGAAAGGTATAAAAATATTTCCTATAAAGGAGGAGAATATCCAGAAGCCGTATATTTACCATTCAAAGACGTGAGAGACGTTAAAGAGCTTAAAAAATTCAGGTTTCCATCAGCAGATTGGTATGACTATTCTAATATTCCATCTGAGTGTGAAAGGGTTAAAGACTACATAGTAACTTGTGGTGGCGCAGGAATTATGGACTTTATGAATGGAATAGCAAGGTGTAGAGGCGTTGAACAAGTGTTACTTGATATAGGGCTTGAAGATCATGTATTCTTAGAGCTCATGCAAAGAAGACACGAGTTTTTTATTTCTAAAATAGAGAGAATTTTGAAAGCAGCTAATGGCAAGATAGATGTATTACATATTGGTGAAGATTATGGAAGTCAAAGAGGTCTGTTAATAAGCCCGAAGAGTTTTGATCTTTTATTTGCTCCAAAACTGAAAGAATATATTGATCTCGGGCACAAATATAACGCTAAAGTTATGATGCACTGTTGTGGTAGTTGTAGGGATTTGATACCCAGATTTATAGAATTGGCCCTGGATATACTTGAAGAAATCCAATCTGATGCTGTAGGCATGGATACTAAAGAATTACATCATGAATTCTATGGCAAGATTGCTTTCTGCGGCAGTATAAGCGCTCAACATCTATTACCATTTGGCACTATTGATGAAGTTATAAAGGCAGTAAACTTGAGAAAAGAACTGTTTGCTAAAGGCGGATTGATAATTGCTCCAGATCATAACATTCAGGTTGGCACACCAATAGAAAACATAATAGCAATGTATGAAACTATTGGAAGTTTGAGAATATAAAAGCCCTAAAATCCTCCTAGTTTTTCTTAAAATTGTCATAGCTTATCTTTCTAAGTTAAATCATAATCAAGACAGCAAAGGCATAAAGTAACAGAAGCACAAAGAATAATGAAAAACTAAAAAGAGGAGAAAATTATGAATCAAATACAAAAAACATTTAAAAATCCAGGCAGAGATTGGCGTGGAGCGCCGTTCTGGAGCTGGAATGACAAGCTGGAACAAGCTGAACTTAGAAGACAGATAAGGGAGATGAAAAAAGCCGGCATGGGTGGTTTTTTCATGCATTCCAGGGTTGGTCTTATTACAGAATACCTGTCTCGGGAATGGATGAAGATGACAAAAGCATGTATTGATGAAGCTAAAAAAACCGGAATGAACGCATGGCTCTATGACGAAGACCGCTGGCCAAGCGGAGCAGCAGGGGGAATTGTTACATCAAAGAATAAAAAACACAGAAACAAAGGTGTGGTCTTTAGAGAAATCCCTTCAGAAGATGCTAAGAATATTAAAGAGAAAATATTGGTAGAAGTCATACCCAATGTCAAAAACAAGTTGTTAGTTGCAACCTTTGAATATGCTCCTGACAGCCCTTGGTACAACGGAGCGTCATATCTTGACACAATGAGTAAAGAAGCAGTTCAGGGATTTATTAAGGTTACACATGAAGCTTATTTGAAGGAAGCAGGTAAAGAATTTGGCGGAGTAATACCGGGAATTTTTACTGATGAGCCGAATTATCTCAATTTCAGAAATTATGATAAATCAAGTATAGAAGCGCTTTTTCCATGGACAGATAAACTCCCAGAATATTTTAATTCAAGATGCAATTACAGTATTATTGATAATCTGGCTTCTCTGCTGTATGAAACCGGTGATTTTAAAAAAGTTCGATACGATTACTGGAAGTGCGTAACAGAACTATTCCTTAAGAATTTTTCCGAGAATATTTATAACTGGTGCGAAAAACACAATCTTCAACAAACAGGGCATTACCTTGCAGAACAAACTTTGGAGTACCAAACTCGCTTTATAGGCGCAGCAATGCCACATTATATGTATATGCATCAGCCGGGGATAGATATTCTCACAGAAAGCATATCGGAAATCCTTACAGTAAAACAGTGTTCATCTGTCGCAAATCAACTTGGGCAAAAAAGAATCCTGTCAGAACTTTATGGATGCACAGGCTGGGATTTCAGTTTTGAGGGGCAGAAATGGGTTGGGGACTGGCAGTATGCGCTTGGTGTAAACTTCAGATGCCAGCACCTGTCTTTATATTCTCTAAAAGGATGCAGAAAAAGGGATTATCCTGCTTCAATCCATTATCAATCTCCATGGTGGAAGTATTACAAGAAAGTGGAGGATTATTATGGCAGACTGAGTTTTATTCTGTCTCAGGGAAAGGCTATAAGGGATATTCTGGTTCTTCATCCAATAGGAAGTGCATGGAGCGTATATCATCCAAAAGGAACCGAAGCATTGAACGAATTAGACGAAGAATTCCTAAATCTTTCAAAAATCCTTCTTGAGATTCACAGGGATTATGATTACGGGGATGAGATGGTAATCGAGAAATATGGAAAAGTAAAAGATGGGAAATTTATAATCGGAGAAGTTGGATACAAGGTGGTAATTATCCCCTGCTCTATCACATGGAATAGTAATACTTTTAAGCTACTAAAGGATTTTACCGCGCAAGGCGGAAAAATCCTGTGTATAGGAAAACTACCGGATAGAATAAATGGAAGCCTGAATAATGAGATAACTAAATTTCTAAAGAAAAATGCCCTGACAATAAGTAATACTAATGACGAAATAGAGAAAACACTCGATAAGGTCTTAAAAAAAGAAGTGCAAATTTCAGGTAAGAATAAGGATGATACAAAAGATATTATCTATCAGCTCAGAGAAATAAATAAAAAGAAATTTCTGTTTTTAGTTAATACGAACAGAAAAATGGGGCTTGATCTTACGATAAAGATGAATGGGAAAGGTGTTTTTAAAAAATGGGATTCTGAAGCTGGGGATGTATGTGAAATTGAAACTACAAACACAGCAGGATATGCTGAAACAAAACATCACATATATCCGACAGGTTCGTTGCTTCTATCATTAGATCCAGAGAGGAAATCAAAAGCTGTGAAAAGAAAGAAAATGGAGACACGAAAGGCAGCAGTTTTAGAGAATAAGTGGGACATTGAGCTGTCTCATATGAATGCTCTGACACTTGATTTTTGTAGATACAGGATAAAGAATAATAAATGGAGCAGAATGCTCCTCCCTGTATGGAAAGCTCAGGAACAGATCAGAGAACACTTTGGATTGCCTGAAATAAAGAGTAACAGTGGCGTTCAATTCTGGAAAGCATACAAGAATATGAAAGACTTAGGCAATGCAAGAGTCTCTCTAAGATTTGAATTCTTGTCAAATCTTGCTTCTTGTAAAAATATCAATTTGTTGATTGAAGAACCGCAAAACTTTGATATTTTTATTAATAACAAAAAGGTTATGTATAAAAACCCTGAGTGGTACATTGATATAAGTTTTAAACTAATCCCTATAGCCAAATATCTGGGAAAGGGGGAAAACGAAGTTTTGCTTGTGACAAAGAAGTACAGACAGGACGTTGAACTGGAAAATTGTTATATACTCGGTGACTTCAGTGTTAATAAGGATAATCTTGTTCTTGAAAAATCACAAAATACAATCAAAACAGGTAATTGGGTAGAACAGGGCTTTCCGTTTTATCCGGGTTCAATAACGTATAAACAGGATGTATCTGTTGATAAGAAGAAAAACAGGGAATATATACTCAAGCTTAATAAGCATAAGGCAGTGATAATAAATATAAAGATAAACGACAGACAAGCCGGTCTTTTGTGCTGGGAGCCTTATGAACTGGATATTACAAAACTTCTTGAGAAAGGCACTAACAGAATTGGTCTTGAACTTGTTGGAAGCTTGAGAAATATGCTGGGTCCACTTCACTACAAAGGCAAATTAAAATCAGTAGGTCCTAGACATTTTTGCAATGAGGAAAAATGGACAGATAAATATAAGTTTGTATCTTATGGAATATTTGGTAAAGTAGAAATTATCGAATATAACAAAACAGGAGATTGAAAGAATGGAAGTAGATAAAAACACCTTGAAGCAACTCCCAAAATTTCAAGGATATCTTGAAGGGAAAGAACTTGATGCGTTTTTTGAAACATACGAGATAAAGTTCGCTGCAGGACATTGGATATAACAGTATACCAAGGTCAGCTCTTCTTTATAAACGCACCCAAGTTTTTCTGTCAAAATTATAATGTTTTATTACCCTGGCAGGAATACCGGCTACAACACTATAATCAGGAATACTTTTAGTTACGACTGCGTTGGATCCGATTACGCAGTGCCTCCCAATTACTACGTTGGGCAAAATGCATGCTCTTTCTCCAATCCAGGTGTGATCACCAATTGTTACTGGTCCCGGCACTTTTAAAGGTTGGCGAACCGGAGGAATATTAATGTCTTCATAACCGTGTATATTATCTGTAATATAGACACAGGGAGCAATCATGACCTCTTTACCTATTTTCATGTGCGTACAACAAAACAGGTGTATCCCATGACCAAAAGAAGTCCCGTTACCGACATCAAG
This genomic window contains:
- a CDS encoding DUF3604 domain-containing protein, which gives rise to MYGKINLKPSKKTVVNSLSAWVFSYAVGDIGFKRGGKLLICMRHSSDWSNPQFDSPQDEGYTTVKSNKKVKFTAEFSAWKNFAYHPWQHILEITLQKRKLEKGDNITISLGDRSLGSPGIRAQSFAEPEFKFRVFVNPDGEGKFHELKDKSLHIPLVSAPFSEVKTTLPSQPAEGYLGRINICALDQYGNTTALPKGEKIIFINDRKKIGINDSSKQRIEVLGNILQHAKDKTIRVTLYMPDINLEIKSNPCIVTKTKKKLLWGEIHAHSYLCDGIRWPLELLQFARDEARLDFAAVSSHDWELNEDIFNKLKIITNKLYSSGKFTTFSGFEWSGQAKNGGDHNIYFADYDGELLSCGHTQYNYKKYYSKRLPNSLMPPWIKPWMLKKTPYENLKNVYSKLENCNAMIIPHGGGRCANLDYHHPKLEPILEITSCHQTYEKLAWESLQRGYRMGFIGGSDDHRGNIGDSHSTLRTKNLNLPQHSGLVAVYSNECTRESIWSAFFRKEVYATTGARIVLDFTINGHRMGASIRQSKAEKPRYIRVRASGAAPIRCVEIWRNAKPLMSWERNYLDYEVEYKDKESMDKIKWDNCILSGKEVRPCSSVSGIPIKRAETVYYVKVIQFDGHTAWSSPIWIDLG
- a CDS encoding acyltransferase; this translates as MGFLEQERQKCLGFAREFTAKARGDFGAFDESSLIMPPLRCEHPEFMFFGKNIIINSNGWIGAVPFYGDTQYEPRLDVGNGTSFGHGIHLFCCTHMKIGKEVMIAPCVYITDNIHGYEDINIPPVRQPLKVPGPVTIGDHTWIGERACILPNVVIGRHCVIGSNAVVTKSIPDYSVVAGIPARVIKHYNFDRKTWVRL